In Mucilaginibacter celer, one DNA window encodes the following:
- a CDS encoding rhomboid family intramembrane serine protease, translating into MNGYNQSPFANITPVVKNLLIINIILFIGVNTMELVNINLYKWLGGYYFNAPNFHLWSFISYMFLHADYHQPAHIIFNMFALFSFGPILEQTLGSKKFFNFYFICGIGAMLCQMLVQAYEVHAITGGFTLSNVSADPQDFSAFAPYGMLGVKLYSIYNVPIVGASGAIFGLLVGFGMLYPNLEMMVLFIPVPVKAKYIIPAYIVFELYMGLNPMEGDSVAHYAHLGGALVGFLMIKIWRLQRPNNFY; encoded by the coding sequence ATGAACGGATACAATCAATCGCCTTTTGCCAATATCACGCCCGTTGTTAAAAACCTGCTGATTATTAATATTATCCTATTTATTGGGGTAAATACCATGGAGCTGGTTAATATTAACCTGTATAAATGGCTTGGCGGCTATTACTTTAATGCTCCAAACTTCCACCTCTGGTCGTTTATCAGCTACATGTTTTTGCATGCCGATTATCATCAGCCTGCCCATATTATTTTTAACATGTTCGCCCTTTTTTCGTTCGGGCCGATATTGGAGCAAACCCTGGGATCAAAAAAGTTTTTTAACTTTTACTTTATCTGCGGTATAGGCGCTATGCTTTGCCAGATGCTGGTACAGGCCTACGAGGTGCATGCCATTACCGGCGGTTTTACATTGAGCAATGTAAGCGCCGATCCGCAGGATTTTTCGGCTTTTGCGCCTTACGGTATGTTGGGAGTAAAGTTGTATTCCATATACAATGTACCTATAGTAGGTGCGTCGGGGGCCATTTTTGGTTTACTGGTAGGCTTTGGAATGCTGTACCCTAACCTCGAGATGATGGTATTATTTATTCCTGTACCGGTTAAAGCCAAATACATTATCCCGGCGTATATAGTGTTTGAATTGTATATGGGTTTAAACCCAATGGAAGGCGATTCGGTAGCGCACTATGCCCACCTTGGCGGGGCGCTTGTGGGCTTTTTAATGATTAAAATATGGCGTTTGCAAAGGCCAAACAATTTTTATTAA